From one Coffea eugenioides isolate CCC68of chromosome 11, Ceug_1.0, whole genome shotgun sequence genomic stretch:
- the LOC113754336 gene encoding uncharacterized protein LOC113754336 isoform X2 — protein sequence MVIAEFFPFLKLQRLVTHFFTSCSSFSSLNYCYRPALSSRGYFYHASTTAVKYPKSKSNVWAIEIQQRNTRAKNFCTSTTSTSDRNFANGYVNNKAAASGNRNVNGDIDDDGGGLPIAVSGRGYLTMSDEQLLRGCEMDTFKASGPGGQHRNKRESAVRLKHLPTGIVAQAVEDRSQHRNRALALSRLRTLLALKVRNPVVLDTYTPPQELLQILPARSTIKGSDCGPQIGPNNPKFVLGLQALLDLIFAVNGSVSDAARLLGLSTGALSRLILSDDSLRMVVNEFRASKSELNSQILMEKLNSRYNYAGDEASEVGFLSDNR from the exons ATGGTTATAGCAGAATTCTTCCCCTTTCTGAAACTCCAAAGGCTTGTTACTCACTTCTTTACTTCCTgttcttctttctcttctttgaaTTACTGCTATCGTCCTGCTCTATCTTCTCGTGGTTACTTCTACCATGCCAGCACCACTGCTGTTAAATatccaaaatcaaaatcaaatgtGTGGGCAATTGAAATTCAACAAAGAAATACGAGGGCCAAGAATTTCTGCACGAGTACTACAAGTACTAGTGATAGGAATTTCGCCAATGGTTATGTTAACAACAAGGCAGCAGCTAGTGGCAATAGAAATGTGAACGGGGACATTGATGATGATGGTGGTGGTCTTCCCATTGCTGTTTCGGGCCGCGGTTATTTGACAATGTCGGATGAGCAGTTGCTGAGGGGATGCGAGATGGATACCTTTAAAGCTTCTGGTCCAGGGGGACAGCACCGTAACAAGCGCGAGTCTGCTGTGCGCCTCAAGCACCTCCCTACTGGAATCGTTGCCCAGGCTGTGGAGGACAGGTCGCAGCATAGGAACCGTGCGTTAGCTCTATCTCGCTTACGTACACTCTTAGCTCTCAAAG TTAGGAATCCTGTGGTGCTTGATACCTACACGCCTCCTCAAGAGCTTCTTCAAATACTTCCTGCCAGATCAACCATCAAGGGATCAGACTGCGGGCCACAAATTGGACCAAATAACCCCAAATTTGTTCTG GGATTGCAAGCTTTACTTGATCTAATATTTGCAGTTAATGGATCTGTCTCGGATGCTGCACGCTTGTTGGG CTTAAGCACAGGTGCTCTATCTCGGTTGATCTTATCGGATGATTCACTGAGAATGGTTGTGAATGAGTTTAGAGCATCCAAG TCTGAGCTGAACTCGCAAATACTCATGGAGAAACTGAATTCGAGGTACAACTATGCAGGGGATGAAGCCTCTGAAGTAGGATTCCTGTCTGACAACAG GTGA
- the LOC113754336 gene encoding uncharacterized protein LOC113754336 isoform X3: MVIAEFFPFLKLQRLVTHFFTSCSSFSSLNYCYRPALSSRGYFYHASTTAVKYPKSKSNVWAIEIQQRNTRAKNFCTSTTSTSDRNFANGYVNNKAAASGNRNVNGDIDDDGGGLPIAVSGRGYLTMSDEQLLRGCEMDTFKASGPGGQHRNKRESAVRLKHLPTGIVAQAVEDRSQHRNRALALSRLRTLLALKVRNPVVLDTYTPPQELLQILPARSTIKGSDCGPQIGPNNPKFVLGLQALLDLIFAVNGSVSDAARLLGLSTGALSRLILSDDSLRMVVNEFRASKGMKPLK; this comes from the exons ATGGTTATAGCAGAATTCTTCCCCTTTCTGAAACTCCAAAGGCTTGTTACTCACTTCTTTACTTCCTgttcttctttctcttctttgaaTTACTGCTATCGTCCTGCTCTATCTTCTCGTGGTTACTTCTACCATGCCAGCACCACTGCTGTTAAATatccaaaatcaaaatcaaatgtGTGGGCAATTGAAATTCAACAAAGAAATACGAGGGCCAAGAATTTCTGCACGAGTACTACAAGTACTAGTGATAGGAATTTCGCCAATGGTTATGTTAACAACAAGGCAGCAGCTAGTGGCAATAGAAATGTGAACGGGGACATTGATGATGATGGTGGTGGTCTTCCCATTGCTGTTTCGGGCCGCGGTTATTTGACAATGTCGGATGAGCAGTTGCTGAGGGGATGCGAGATGGATACCTTTAAAGCTTCTGGTCCAGGGGGACAGCACCGTAACAAGCGCGAGTCTGCTGTGCGCCTCAAGCACCTCCCTACTGGAATCGTTGCCCAGGCTGTGGAGGACAGGTCGCAGCATAGGAACCGTGCGTTAGCTCTATCTCGCTTACGTACACTCTTAGCTCTCAAAG TTAGGAATCCTGTGGTGCTTGATACCTACACGCCTCCTCAAGAGCTTCTTCAAATACTTCCTGCCAGATCAACCATCAAGGGATCAGACTGCGGGCCACAAATTGGACCAAATAACCCCAAATTTGTTCTG GGATTGCAAGCTTTACTTGATCTAATATTTGCAGTTAATGGATCTGTCTCGGATGCTGCACGCTTGTTGGG CTTAAGCACAGGTGCTCTATCTCGGTTGATCTTATCGGATGATTCACTGAGAATGGTTGTGAATGAGTTTAGAGCATCCAAG GGGATGAAGCCTCTGAAGTAG
- the LOC113754336 gene encoding uncharacterized protein LOC113754336 isoform X1, with translation MVIAEFFPFLKLQRLVTHFFTSCSSFSSLNYCYRPALSSRGYFYHASTTAVKYPKSKSNVWAIEIQQRNTRAKNFCTSTTSTSDRNFANGYVNNKAAASGNRNVNGDIDDDGGGLPIAVSGRGYLTMSDEQLLRGCEMDTFKASGPGGQHRNKRESAVRLKHLPTGIVAQAVEDRSQHRNRALALSRLRTLLALKVRNPVVLDTYTPPQELLQILPARSTIKGSDCGPQIGPNNPKFVLGLQALLDLIFAVNGSVSDAARLLGLSTGALSRLILSDDSLRMVVNEFRASKSELNSQILMEKLNSRYNYAGDEASEVGFLSDNRWMLQVRSSVLVGWLVTKLTEAT, from the exons ATGGTTATAGCAGAATTCTTCCCCTTTCTGAAACTCCAAAGGCTTGTTACTCACTTCTTTACTTCCTgttcttctttctcttctttgaaTTACTGCTATCGTCCTGCTCTATCTTCTCGTGGTTACTTCTACCATGCCAGCACCACTGCTGTTAAATatccaaaatcaaaatcaaatgtGTGGGCAATTGAAATTCAACAAAGAAATACGAGGGCCAAGAATTTCTGCACGAGTACTACAAGTACTAGTGATAGGAATTTCGCCAATGGTTATGTTAACAACAAGGCAGCAGCTAGTGGCAATAGAAATGTGAACGGGGACATTGATGATGATGGTGGTGGTCTTCCCATTGCTGTTTCGGGCCGCGGTTATTTGACAATGTCGGATGAGCAGTTGCTGAGGGGATGCGAGATGGATACCTTTAAAGCTTCTGGTCCAGGGGGACAGCACCGTAACAAGCGCGAGTCTGCTGTGCGCCTCAAGCACCTCCCTACTGGAATCGTTGCCCAGGCTGTGGAGGACAGGTCGCAGCATAGGAACCGTGCGTTAGCTCTATCTCGCTTACGTACACTCTTAGCTCTCAAAG TTAGGAATCCTGTGGTGCTTGATACCTACACGCCTCCTCAAGAGCTTCTTCAAATACTTCCTGCCAGATCAACCATCAAGGGATCAGACTGCGGGCCACAAATTGGACCAAATAACCCCAAATTTGTTCTG GGATTGCAAGCTTTACTTGATCTAATATTTGCAGTTAATGGATCTGTCTCGGATGCTGCACGCTTGTTGGG CTTAAGCACAGGTGCTCTATCTCGGTTGATCTTATCGGATGATTCACTGAGAATGGTTGTGAATGAGTTTAGAGCATCCAAG TCTGAGCTGAACTCGCAAATACTCATGGAGAAACTGAATTCGAGGTACAACTATGCAGGGGATGAAGCCTCTGAAGTAGGATTCCTGTCTGACAACAGGTGGATGCTGCAG GTGAGATCCAGTGTTTTGGTTGGATGGTTAGTCACAAAGTTAACAGAAGCAACATAA